From one Gossypium hirsutum isolate 1008001.06 chromosome D08, Gossypium_hirsutum_v2.1, whole genome shotgun sequence genomic stretch:
- the LOC121202909 gene encoding protein NETWORKED 3A, producing the protein MVQMMNKMEESSRWWWFDSHHDGSKRSQWLQSTLSELDSKTKAMLKLIEEDADSFAKRAEMYYKKRPELISLVEDFYRSHRLLAERYDQIKLDPGNRLVTTLGSPFSSMKYCHSEKTINLMDKLYDSSSETFESEDYAESEVDDPEHDETGEEVKDPKQEDKYEAGLVTKEGHVVKEDESSKVFGDELMKLREEIEKLKEENKVQNAQLIQKDEEKKEVIRQLSYAVQALKDENMELKKNMVKRPSPSKWSPFEFNKIKGGLFGMLLNGSPLSRSTIIAL; encoded by the exons ATGGTTCAAATGATGAACAAGATGGAGGAAAGTTCAAGATGGTGGTGGTTTGATAGTCACCACGACGGTTCAAAGCGCTCCCAATGGCTTCAATCCACTCTTTCTG AGCTGGACTCCAAGACCAAGGCAATGCTAAAATTGATTGAGGAAGATGCAGATTCCTTTGCAAAACGTGCAGAAATGTATTACAAGAAACGTCCCGAGTTGATTAGCTTGGTTGAAGATTTCTACCGATCCCATCGTTTACTCGCTGAGCGGTATGATCAAATTAAGTTGGACCCTGGAAATCGCCTTGTAACAACATTGGGATCCCCATTTTCTTCCATGAAGTACTGCCATTCAGAGAAGACGATCAACTTGATGGATAAACTCTATGATAGCAGCTCCGAGACCTTTGAATCTGAAGACTATGCTGAATCAGAAGTTGATGACCCTGAACATGATGAAACTGGGGAGGAAGTTAAGGATCCCAAGCAGGAAGACAAATACGAAGCAGGTTTAGTAACTAAAGAAGGCCATGTTGTGAAGGAAGATGAATCGTCAAAGGTGTTCGGCGATGAATTGATGAAGTTAAGGGAAGAAATAGAGAAACTGAAAGAAGAGAACAAGGTTCAGAATGCTCAATTAATTCagaaagatgaagagaagaaAGAGGTGATTAGACAACTCAGTTATGCTGTCCAAGCGCTCAAGGATGAGAACATGGAGCTGAAGAAGAATATGGTTAAAAGACCATCCCCCAGTAAATGGAGTCCCTTTGAATTCAACAAAATAAAGGGAGGACTATTTGGGATGTTGTTGAATGGATCCCCATTGTCTCGTTCTACTATCATTGCCCTGTAG
- the LOC121220270 gene encoding tubby-like F-box protein 3, whose protein sequence is MPFKSIIHDVKGELGSISRKGKSRSFRVVQDSLVCINAFKQSCWANMPYELFRDVLMRIEASEVTWPTRKTVVSCAGVCKNWREIMKEIVKTPEISGKLTFPISLKQPGPRDSLLQCYIKRSCNNQTYYLYLGLYQSSNEDGKFLLTARKCRRPTCTNYIISLNADDVSKGSNTYIGKLRSNFLGTKFEIYDSQPPNVGAKVTKSCSTRLMYAKQISPRVPTGNYPIAHISYELNVLGSRGPRRMQCIMDAISTSSSELEGVSPMQTEFLHSNLDTFPSLPFFRSKSTRTKSSQFGPLSSLRDGMLVLKNKAPRWHEQLQCWCLNFNGRVTVASVKNFQLVAFAKNVVVR, encoded by the exons ATGCCGTTTAAGAGCATTATCCATGACGTGAAAGGGGAGTTAGGGAGTATATCTAGAAAAGGTAAATCAAGGTCGTTTAGGGTAGTTCAAGATAGCTTAGTTTGCATCAATGCATTCAAGCAGAGTTGTTGGGCGAACATGCCATACGAGCTTTTTAGGGATGTGTTGATGAGAATAGAAGCGTCGGAGGTTACTTGGCCTACAAGAAAAACAGTGGTTTCTTGTGCCGGTGTATGTAAGAATTGGAGAGAGATTATGAAGGAAATTGTAAAAACCCCAGAAATCTCCGGCAAATTGACATTCCCAATATCATTGAAGCAG CCTGGTCCAAGGGACTCCCTTCTTCAGTGTTACATAAAACGCAGTTGTAACAACCAAACATATTATCTTTACCTTGGCCTGTACCAAT CTTCAAATGAGGATGGAAAGTTCCTTCTTACTGCAAGGAAGTGTCGTCGGCCTACTTGTACGAATTATATCATCTCATTGAATGCTGATGATGTGTCAAAAGGTAGCAATACCTACATTGGAAAATTGAG ATCAAACTTTTTGGGGACCAAATTTGAAATCTATGATTCACAACCCCCAAATGTTGGAGCCAAAGTTACAAAAAGTTGCTCCACTAGGTTAATGTACGCAAAACAAATTTCTCCTCGGGTACCGACTGGTAACTATCCCATAGCCCACATTTCATATGAGTTGAATGTCCTAGGTTCTAG AGGTCCAAGGAGAATGCAATGCATCATGGATGCCATCTCAACCTCTTCTAGTGAGCTCGAAGGTGTTTCTCCCATGCAGACCGAATTCCTACATAGTAATCTGGATACTTTTCCATCACTACCTTTCTTTAGATCAAAATCAACTCGTACCAAGAGTTCCCAGTTTGGACCTTTATCTAGTTTGAGAGATGGAATGTTGGTATTGAAGAATAAGGCACCAAGGTGGCATGAACAACTCCAATGCTGGTGTCTTAACTTCAATGGACGGGTAACAGTTGCTTCCGTTAAAAACTTCCAGTTGGTTGCTTTTGCGAAGAATGTGGTTGTCAGGTAA
- the LOC121220271 gene encoding classical arabinogalactan protein 26 produces MASLWSPWGNLFMFLMAYFSSLPLSSSSQQYLHVQYSTISAAPAFLPSAPLASSPSLPPDIEPLFPTPNGVAPSPTHSSMPTIPSSPSPPNPDNIVAPAPGFAFSPSNSPLPSSTSVYPTSARALKPTLFLGLLVFSILQKLSGV; encoded by the coding sequence ATGGCTTCCCTTTGGTCACCATGGGGAAACTTGTTCATGTTTTTAATGGCTTATTTTTCTTCACTACCCTTATCTTCATCATCTCAGCAATATTTACATGTACAATACTCAACTATATCAGCTGCACCGGCATTCCTTCCAAGTGCACCTCTTGCTTCTTCTCCAAGTTTACCCCCTGACATTGAGCCTTTGTTCCCTACTCCGAATGGTGTGGCACCTTCTCCTACTCATTCGTCGATGCCCACAATTCCTTCAAGCCCCAGTCCCCCGAATCCGGATAACATCGTGGCCCCTGCTCCTGGTTTCGCATTTTCACCGTCTAACAGCCCTTTGCCGTCATCCACTTCGGTTTATCCGACTTCAGCTCGAGCTTTAAAACCAACATTGTTTCTTGGTTTGCTAGTATTTAGTATATTGCAGAAGCTTTCTGGTGTGTGA